One genomic window of Methanobacterium sp. includes the following:
- a CDS encoding carboxymuconolactone decarboxylase family protein, with translation MERYNCGWEKLKEIDGEAGEAVVESLKDIAPDLARYIIEFSFGDVYSRNGTTLKEKEIAVVAGLTAMGNAAPQLKVHIHGALNVGVSTEELVEVILQMSSYSGFPSAINGINTLREVLQAKKIDFQPVPEKQEGDRFIRGVEWLGKLDPNQVQLLEETFQDIAPDLMEFVVGFGYGDIYSRKNLGPKLRQIATIAALTCMGTAQPQLAFHIRAGLKVGLTKDEIIETIILMVVYAGFPAAINGINTAKEVFNDI, from the coding sequence GTGGAACGGTATAATTGTGGCTGGGAAAAACTGAAGGAAATTGATGGTGAAGCTGGAGAAGCAGTGGTTGAAAGTTTAAAAGACATAGCACCAGATTTGGCCAGGTACATTATTGAATTCTCCTTTGGAGATGTCTACTCCCGAAATGGAACCACCCTGAAAGAGAAGGAAATTGCAGTGGTGGCGGGATTAACTGCCATGGGAAACGCCGCCCCGCAGCTGAAGGTGCACATCCACGGAGCACTGAATGTGGGTGTTTCTACAGAAGAACTGGTGGAGGTTATACTCCAGATGTCATCATACAGTGGGTTTCCCAGTGCCATCAACGGGATCAACACTCTGAGGGAAGTTCTACAGGCGAAAAAGATTGACTTCCAGCCAGTACCCGAAAAACAGGAGGGGGATCGTTTCATCCGTGGGGTAGAATGGCTGGGTAAACTGGATCCAAACCAGGTTCAACTCCTAGAAGAGACCTTCCAGGACATAGCCCCTGATCTCATGGAATTTGTAGTAGGGTTTGGATACGGGGATATCTACAGTAGAAAGAATTTAGGCCCTAAATTGAGGCAAATTGCCACCATCGCCGCCCTCACCTGTATGGGCACAGCACAACCACAACTGGCCTTCCATATCAGGGCAGGTTTAAAGGTGGGTTTAACTAAAGATGAGATAATTGAAACCATCATACTCATGGTAGTTTATGCTGGATTTCCAGCGGCTATAAATGGTATAAATACGGCCAAAGAAGTATTTAACGACATTTAA